AAGACGATTGCCGAGAGCGCAGAGGAGCAGTCTCGCATGGCGCCAAGGTCGATTAGCTATGAGAATACGAGGATGCCGCAGCCTCATGTGCCACAGCGACCCCTATCCCCAACCATGTCGTCAGTACGCGACGCTATTGCGGGAAAGCCACGACAGCAAGATCTCGACTCTAGCATTGTGGGCGGTGGTGAAACCCCGCGAGTGAATGGGTACGCCTTTGtggatgacgaagacggtgACGACGACGCATCCATCAAGATGCCTGCGCCTATCAACTTGGGGCCCGGCGATGCGACAAACCCTTTCAAGATCCAAGACCAGAGGGAACGAGAGCTCCTCCACGAGCGAATGGTGGAGCGAATCTCCAAGTCCAAGAGCGAGTCTCAGCGAAGAGGGTTCACGGGCAAGGCCAGTCAGATGGAGACACCGAGATTCACCAGTGGCCCGAGAGTATCGGGAGGCTTAACACCGGCCGCTCAACGACTATGGAACAAGATGGCGACTCCGCTGAGAGGCAAAGCAGCTGATTCTTTTGGGCAAGCAACTCCAAGGAAACCCAAAGGCTCGCTTTTGAGGAGCGTCAGCAGAGTGCCCCCCAAATCAGATTAATGCGGCTATTCCTGCTGAGGGCTGTGGCAGCATTTTCCATTTTACCTATACATGTTTTATTCTGGAGAGAGCGATATAAGGATATTGGTGGTGTTTTGGGAACTGGATTAGCACGGCGTTTTTACAAGGGACAAAACGTCACATAGAATTTTATATACTGAGTTTGTTAGCCAGAAGAGAACTATATAGAGAGTCGAGGGATTCGTAAAGAATTGACTATGCAGATAATTATTTATTCATGTATCGATAGTATTTTCACTTTATCATCTGTTGATAATCTGATCTAGATTGCATTCCCAATCGTGCAGAGCCCACTCTCAAATTAGAATCCATGATGCGCTTTGGTGACATGCAGTTTCGTCGCCCCGCTTAACTGCATATTTTGACGACATCCAACTAAAACTTGGCGGCCTTTTCCGATCCGCAACTCATCATACGAATCTTGAATCCGCAAACAGAAGCTTTTTTCAAGActctgctttttttgtttcggTGAATCCGCGGCTGCTTAGTTCACATGGGTTTTGTGAGCTTTGCGATTGACCTTGCGGCGGTGCTCAATGCCTCTCGGTCTGTCGCATCAAAGCATGTCGCTCTTCGCGGCAGGCAGCTCGACGTCTATAGCAGGACGTCGAGCGTTGCGTCTGTGTTGAGGAGTAAGGCTGCTGGTACTGTGCAAACGGAAGCTCCGGAGCAAAAGGAGCCGGCAGGTGGAAGCGAAGCTGTGGGAAAGGAGGCTGTGGACGTTGAGGATGTTGCCGAGAAGAGCTCCGAGTCTGCGCCTGTTTCTGAGGGGCCAAAGCCGGGAGATTTTAAGCTGCACGAGCAACCAATCTACAAAACTTCACTATCCGGAAGTGATTCCGTACGGCAACCAGTAGAGAATGCGTCTGCGAATACCTCTCCGGCTCAGAACCAGGACCAGATCAAGGAGGAGTTGGACGTACCTCAGGGGATTGACGTCAACATCTTTCACACTGCGCGAGGCTCTCAGATTCTCGACTCATTACGCAAGCAACGTGGAAAGCCAGATAGCGGTAAAGAGGCTGCTGGTAGTGCTGCAAAGGAGCATCCTCTACGATACTGGCCGCGACCACCTCCTGTTATGGAAGATGTCACTCCTTCAATTGCTGCTGAGGTTGAGACCAGTattgttgatgctgcagatgaAAAAGCTCAGCAGAGTGTACAACAACCAGAGTCTGTAGGAACCACAACGCCGGGGTCAACAAGTACGCCGCCACCGGAACCTCAGGTTGTACCAGAGGCTATTACAGAAGCTGCGCCAGAGGCTGCTACAGAAGATATCACAAAGGCTTCACCAGAGACTTCACCAGAGACTTCATCAAGCCATCATACAATTACAGAAGAGCCTCAGTCTAGCACGAAAAAGGTAGATGAGGAAATAGTCGAAGCTGTGAAAGCAGCGGCCATCCCCGAAGCACCGCCCGTGAATATACCTACTTATCAACTTCGAGAGTCCAAAGTACCCGCTACCAGATTCAGTCGTATCCTTAACTATGGCGGTCTGGCTGCTGGATTGTTGGGCGGAGCTGTGACGGAGAGCGTGAGCAGAGCatttggtggtggtggtggtggaggagggtCTGTATTACTCAGTGGGGGTAACATGGAGAGATTGGTTACAAAGCTCTCTCAAATGAGAGGTGCTGCTCTGAAGCTGGGACAAATGATGAGCTTTCAGGACTCAAAAACAATGCCGGCGCCTCTTCAAGAGGTGCTCCAGCGGGTTCAAGATCGAGCTGACTACATGCCGGCGTGGCAGCGGGACCGTGTTTTGGTCAGCAACCTTGGCTCCGACTGGCGAGACTTGTTCAGTGAATTTGAAGAGAAGCCCATTGCGGCCGCCTCGATTGGTCAGGTGCACAGAGCCGTGCTCAAGTCAAACGGCAAGCGAGTGGCCGTCAAGATTCAATTCCCTGGCGTGGCCGATTCCATCAACTCTGATCTGGACAATCTCGGTATCTTGCTTACGGCCACAAAGCTGCTCCCCAAGGGCCTCTACCTGAACAAGACGATTGACAACGCGAGACTGGAACTCGGTTGGGAATGTGACTACACTCGCGAGGCAGAGTGTGCGAAGCGGTACAAGGAACTGCTCcagggcgaagaagacgttTTCGAAGCACCAAATGTCCATCTGGAGGCATCTGGCAAGCAGGTTCTGACCATGGACTTTCTCGACGGCATTGGCGTCACTCGGGTCAAATCGTTTACGCAGGAGCAGCGCGATTGGATTGGAACGCAGATCCTGCGACTGTGCCTGAGGGAGATTACAGAGTTCAAATTTATGCAGACAGATCCCAACTGGACCAACTTCCTCTACAACGCCGGCACCAACAAGCTAGAGCTTCTCGACTTTGGCGCCTCGCGAGAGTTTCCCGAGGAGTTTATTTCGCAGTATGTGCAGCTCCTCGAGTGCGCATCACGGTCCGATCGAGCAGGCGTCAAGAAGTTCTCCGAAGGCCTGGGATACCTGACAGGCCACGAGAGCAGGACTATGTTAGACGCACATATCCAATCAGTCCTCACTCTAGCAGAGCCATTCCTCGAATCGGCCCCTGAGGTCTACGACTTCAAGGACCAGACCATTACCGAGCGAGTCAGGGCGCTCATCCCAGTCATGCTAAACGAACGActggcgccgccgcccgagGAAACGTACAGCTTGCACCGGAAGCTGAGCGGCGCATTTCTGCTGTGCGCGAGGCTGGAGAGCAAAGTTCGGTGCCGCGAGCTGTTTGCCAACAGCGTGGCCAAGTCGGGCTATGTTGAGCGCTCGTGAGAGCTTCGGTCGATGGGTGTTGTTGTAATACTAGCGGGACGTATATCAGCTGTAACATTAGTAAAAAGTACTTGTTAGAGAGATGGTTTAtagaacttttttttctcttactgttggaagagattgggtgaagaagaaggcaatctTTTGTTTAATTTTGTATATTGATATGAGCATACAATGGTCTTTTCTCACAACAACTTGGCTGCCACACTCCATTCGAAATAGAGCCATCAAGTCCAACGAGGGGTCGCATGACGACTTGAATGAGAGCTAGGGAATTCAATTAAAAGTAATACAGTCTTCTCTGCTAACCAAAACCAATCTGAGTTTATTCAACACTTCCTCCACCCTCCCTTATACTGCTTCTATCCGATTAAGTCTTGTATCCTTGTTCCCCTGTCGTCATCCCCGCACCCAAACTTAAAAACCATGCTATCTACCAACTCATCCTGCTCCGTTGCCGACCACATTCCCTTGCCTTGCGGCCACGGAAGCGATGACGTCCGGCGTAGCATAAGCATAAcatcttgctttttttgacCTAGTATTCCAATATTTACCTGGACCGCCTTCAGGGCAGTGCCTGAAGAA
Above is a genomic segment from Trichoderma breve strain T069 chromosome 6, whole genome shotgun sequence containing:
- a CDS encoding ABC1 family domain-containing protein; protein product: MGFVSFAIDLAAVLNASRSVASKHVALRGRQLDVYSRTSSVASVLRSKAAGTVQTEAPEQKEPAGGSEAVGKEAVDVEDVAEKSSESAPVSEGPKPGDFKLHEQPIYKTSLSGSDSVRQPVENASANTSPAQNQDQIKEELDVPQGIDVNIFHTARGSQILDSLRKQRGKPDSGKEAAGSAAKEHPLRYWPRPPPVMEDVTPSIAAEVETSIVDAADEKAQQSVQQPESVVPEAITEAAPEAATEDITKASPETSPETSSSHHTITEEPQSSTKKVDEEIVEAVKAAAIPEAPPVNIPTYQLRESKVPATRFSRILNYGGLAAGLLGGAVTESVSRAFGGGGGGGGSVLLSGGNMERLVTKLSQMRGAALKLGQMMSFQDSKTMPAPLQEVLQRVQDRADYMPAWQRDRVLVSNLGSDWRDLFSEFEEKPIAAASIGQVHRAVLKSNGKRVAVKIQFPGVADSINSDLDNLGILLTATKLLPKGLYLNKTIDNARLELGWECDYTREAECAKRYKELLQGEEDVFEAPNVHLEASGKQVLTMDFLDGIGVTRVKSFTQEQRDWIGTQILRLCLREITEFKFMQTDPNWTNFLYNAGTNKLELLDFGASREFPEEFISQYVQLLECASRSDRAGVKKFSEGLGYLTGHESRTMLDAHIQSVLTLAEPFLESAPEVYDFKDQTITERVRALIPVMLNERLAPPPEETYSLHRKLSGAFLLCARLESKVRCRELFANSVAKSGYVERS